From one Timaviella obliquedivisa GSE-PSE-MK23-08B genomic stretch:
- a CDS encoding PQQ-dependent sugar dehydrogenase, producing MSLINRQAIALLTGFCAVGFAACSSSSPNISSPNIEQSDRASTPVATASPQPNALAAAPPRSNECSLVESGFGSPGTVKIQVEEVVNGLEAPWGIAFLPNNDLLVTERAGQIRLVKNGQLQPTPLAEIPATEAGEGGLLGIALHPNFAENRWLYVYYTTLKSGSPANRVERWQMAENGQSASSDRIIIDDIPVAQYHNGGRIRFGPDGMLYVGTGDARQPSISQDPQNLAGKILRLTPEGEVPTDNPFSGNPAYILGIRNTQGFDWLDASTMWVTDHGPSGELGLRGLDEVSIAKAGDNLGWSEISGCDSKAGLVRPLLTWRNAVPPGGAAVYTGTAISEWQGSLMIGTLGSTHLQRVAIAPSGQLQLHEVYLQGDEPQGYGRLREVIMGNDNELYVTTSNCDGRGNCPSEGDKILRITR from the coding sequence ATGAGTTTGATCAACCGTCAAGCAATTGCATTACTCACAGGATTTTGCGCTGTTGGCTTTGCCGCTTGTAGTTCTTCGTCCCCTAATATTTCGTCCCCTAATATTGAGCAGAGCGATCGCGCTTCAACTCCAGTGGCGACTGCCTCTCCCCAGCCTAATGCCTTAGCTGCTGCACCGCCACGCTCGAATGAGTGCAGCTTAGTGGAGTCAGGATTTGGTTCTCCTGGAACCGTTAAGATCCAGGTCGAAGAAGTTGTTAATGGCTTAGAAGCACCCTGGGGAATTGCTTTCTTACCCAACAATGACCTCCTGGTAACTGAGCGGGCTGGGCAAATACGGCTGGTGAAAAATGGACAGCTTCAGCCTACGCCTCTAGCCGAAATTCCTGCAACTGAGGCGGGAGAAGGTGGGCTTTTAGGGATTGCGCTTCACCCTAATTTTGCTGAAAATCGCTGGCTTTATGTTTACTACACCACGCTGAAAAGCGGTTCTCCAGCCAATCGGGTTGAGCGCTGGCAGATGGCAGAAAATGGACAGAGTGCCTCAAGCGATCGCATTATTATTGACGATATTCCAGTGGCGCAATATCACAACGGTGGACGGATTCGCTTTGGCCCCGATGGAATGCTATACGTTGGCACAGGCGATGCTCGCCAGCCCAGCATCTCCCAAGATCCCCAAAACCTAGCTGGGAAAATCCTTCGTCTTACGCCAGAGGGAGAAGTTCCCACTGATAATCCGTTCTCTGGAAATCCTGCTTACATTTTAGGCATTCGCAATACGCAAGGCTTTGATTGGCTGGATGCATCGACGATGTGGGTTACCGATCATGGCCCCAGCGGCGAACTAGGGTTGCGGGGATTGGATGAAGTTAGCATTGCTAAAGCTGGAGATAATTTAGGCTGGTCTGAAATTTCGGGCTGTGATAGCAAAGCGGGGTTGGTTCGTCCGCTGTTAACCTGGCGAAATGCGGTACCGCCAGGAGGAGCCGCTGTTTATACCGGAACTGCCATTTCAGAGTGGCAGGGCAGCTTGATGATTGGGACATTAGGGTCTACGCATCTTCAACGGGTGGCGATCGCTCCATCAGGGCAACTCCAGCTTCACGAAGTCTACTTGCAGGGTGACGAACCTCAGGGATACGGTCGCCTCAGGGAAGTCATTATGGGAAACGATAACGAGCTATATGTTACGACTAGTAATTGTGATGGTCGAGGCAACTGTCCCTCAGAAGGAGACAAAATTCTTCGGATTACTCGCTAG
- a CDS encoding GMC family oxidoreductase, which translates to MIIDDQHYDVIIVGTGAGGGTLAHKLAPTGKKILVLEQGGFLEKESSELVDTEVFRKEQYHAPEQWYDNEGEPFYPQTSYCVGGNTKIYSGVLMRMRERDFEQVQHKDGISPAWALKYQDFEPYYTEAEKLYQVHGKLDDDPTEPPHSNAYPFAEVAHEPQIEIIKEVLSKQGLHPSHLPLGLGDQGRTDSEDTGISPALKYDNVTLKTSAQAVCLYTNPSGSEIKAVQAKVGQQDYLFLGSIIVLSCGAINSALLLLRSANEKHPNGIANSSDEVGRHLMKQQLSVVVQLTSSAHSGLSQRTLGVNDFYWGDDQYPYPMGNVQEAGGILQDVIFSEAPPLLSIFTRIMPEFGLRQLATRSIGWWLQTEDLPNPDNRVRISDDRLHIDYNPSNVEAHDRLVYRWLDVLKAVQAAQPSRFNRSSVFPRSDMPIQVVAHQCGTCRFGEDPQTSVLDLNCRTHEVNNLYVVDSSFFPSSSSVSPALTVIANALRVGDHLIQRLMNE; encoded by the coding sequence ATGATTATTGATGATCAGCACTATGATGTCATCATTGTGGGTACCGGAGCCGGAGGAGGGACATTAGCGCATAAGCTAGCGCCAACAGGCAAGAAAATTCTGGTTCTAGAGCAAGGAGGATTCCTTGAGAAGGAAAGCTCAGAATTGGTTGATACAGAAGTGTTTAGGAAAGAGCAGTATCACGCACCAGAACAGTGGTACGACAACGAGGGAGAACCATTCTATCCACAGACTAGCTATTGCGTCGGAGGTAATACTAAAATTTATAGTGGCGTTTTAATGCGGATGCGAGAACGAGACTTTGAGCAAGTACAGCACAAAGACGGCATTTCTCCAGCTTGGGCACTGAAGTATCAAGACTTTGAACCTTACTACACCGAGGCTGAAAAGCTTTATCAGGTTCATGGCAAACTTGATGATGATCCGACTGAACCGCCGCACAGTAATGCCTATCCCTTCGCAGAAGTCGCGCATGAACCTCAGATTGAAATAATTAAGGAAGTCCTCTCAAAGCAGGGGTTGCATCCTAGCCATCTACCGTTGGGGTTAGGAGATCAGGGCAGAACTGACTCAGAAGATACAGGCATTAGTCCCGCTCTCAAATACGACAACGTCACTCTTAAAACCTCTGCTCAAGCTGTTTGCCTTTACACTAATCCCTCTGGATCTGAAATTAAAGCAGTTCAAGCCAAAGTCGGTCAGCAAGACTACTTGTTTTTAGGCAGTATAATTGTGCTGTCTTGTGGTGCGATCAATTCGGCATTGCTGCTGCTTCGTTCTGCCAATGAAAAGCACCCCAATGGCATCGCTAATAGCTCTGATGAAGTTGGGCGGCATTTGATGAAACAGCAGTTATCGGTAGTGGTACAACTGACTTCCTCTGCCCATTCTGGCTTGTCTCAACGAACGCTTGGAGTCAACGATTTTTACTGGGGAGATGACCAATATCCTTACCCTATGGGAAACGTTCAAGAGGCAGGCGGCATTTTGCAAGATGTGATTTTTTCTGAAGCGCCACCGCTCCTTTCTATCTTTACGCGCATCATGCCGGAATTTGGGTTGCGGCAGTTAGCCACTCGCTCAATAGGATGGTGGCTGCAAACCGAAGATTTACCCAACCCTGATAACCGAGTGCGGATATCGGACGATCGCCTTCACATCGACTACAATCCCAGCAATGTGGAAGCCCACGATCGCTTAGTTTACCGATGGCTTGATGTCTTAAAAGCAGTGCAAGCAGCCCAACCTTCTCGATTTAATCGCAGTAGCGTGTTTCCACGTAGCGACATGCCAATTCAGGTGGTTGCCCATCAGTGTGGCACCTGCCGTTTTGGAGAAGATCCTCAAACTTCGGTGTTGGATCTTAACTGTCGCACTCACGAAGTTAATAATCTTTATGTAGTAGACAGCAGTTTCTTTCCTTCCAGTTCAAGCGTGAGTCCGGCACTCACTGTGATCGCCAATGCTCTTCGCGTGGGTGATCATTTAATTCAGCGTTTGATGAATGAGTAA
- a CDS encoding heme-copper oxidase subunit III, giving the protein MTAERAIAQDVEASVRQEQEHDEASNSKFGFVVFLLSESVIFLSFFVGYVVYKTMAIDWYPEGVTGLEVSAPRINTIVLVSSSFIIYVAERYLHDKKLWGFRLFLVATIAMGSYFLYGQAVEWRSLTFGFTSGLFGGTFYLLTGFHGLHVLTGILLQVLMLIRSFIPGNYDNGFFGVEATSLFWHFVDVIWIVLFILIYVWQ; this is encoded by the coding sequence ATGACGGCAGAAAGAGCGATCGCCCAAGATGTCGAAGCCAGCGTTAGGCAAGAACAGGAGCATGATGAAGCAAGCAATAGCAAGTTTGGCTTTGTTGTCTTTCTACTCTCAGAAAGCGTTATTTTCCTGAGCTTCTTTGTAGGCTATGTGGTCTACAAAACCATGGCGATCGATTGGTATCCAGAGGGGGTAACAGGGCTTGAAGTTAGCGCTCCTAGAATTAATACGATCGTTCTCGTCTCTAGTAGCTTTATCATCTATGTTGCCGAGCGCTATTTGCACGATAAAAAGCTATGGGGATTCCGCCTATTTCTAGTAGCCACGATCGCCATGGGGAGCTATTTTCTGTATGGGCAAGCAGTAGAATGGCGTAGTTTGACCTTCGGATTTACCTCCGGATTGTTCGGCGGCACCTTCTATTTACTGACCGGATTTCATGGACTGCACGTTCTCACTGGCATTCTACTTCAGGTATTGATGCTAATTCGTTCTTTTATTCCAGGAAACTACGACAACGGTTTTTTTGGTGTTGAAGCAACATCCCTATTCTGGCACTTCGTTGATGTCATTTGGATTGTCTTATTCATTCTCATTTATGTTTGGCAATAG